Proteins from a genomic interval of bacterium:
- a CDS encoding Mrp/NBP35 family ATP-binding protein, translated as MEALKEVHVPGTKVDVVKIGLIGEIKVTGGEVVVTVVKTTEKDETIAKVREDVAARVSALPGVLSVQVPIDDRSRPKQAPRGPHGQSPDPFADRAKLPGVRKVIAVASAKGGVGKSSVAVNLALALADNGHKVGLLDADVYGPSVPTMLALTEGPEVTDDRKIHPVKAHGLQIISMGLLLPPDQPVIWRGPLVFSAIKQFLKDVQWSDLDFLVVDMPPGTGDAQLTLVQQVPLSGVVMVTTPQEVALADVRRGIRMFGETEVPVLGIVENMSYFVCPDSGQQFDIFGRGGGAEVARQYDLPLLAEIPIDPAIRKGGDAGKPAAREEGPVREAFLALARKVAELAVEV; from the coding sequence TCCCCGGCACGAAGGTCGACGTGGTGAAGATCGGCCTCATCGGCGAGATCAAGGTCACCGGCGGCGAGGTCGTCGTGACGGTGGTCAAGACCACCGAGAAGGACGAGACCATCGCCAAGGTCCGCGAGGACGTGGCCGCCCGGGTCTCCGCGCTGCCGGGCGTGCTCTCCGTGCAGGTGCCCATCGACGACCGCAGCCGGCCGAAGCAGGCCCCGCGCGGCCCCCACGGCCAGTCGCCCGACCCCTTCGCCGACCGCGCCAAGCTGCCCGGCGTGCGCAAGGTCATCGCCGTGGCCAGCGCCAAGGGCGGCGTCGGCAAGTCCTCGGTCGCGGTGAACCTGGCCCTGGCCCTGGCCGACAACGGCCACAAGGTGGGCCTGCTCGACGCCGACGTCTACGGCCCCTCGGTGCCGACGATGCTCGCGCTGACGGAGGGCCCCGAGGTCACCGACGACCGCAAGATCCATCCCGTGAAGGCCCACGGCCTGCAGATCATCAGCATGGGCCTGCTGCTGCCCCCCGACCAGCCCGTGATCTGGCGCGGGCCGCTCGTCTTCTCGGCCATCAAGCAGTTCCTCAAGGACGTGCAGTGGTCCGACCTCGATTTCCTCGTGGTCGACATGCCGCCGGGCACCGGCGACGCCCAGCTCACCCTCGTGCAGCAGGTGCCCCTGTCGGGCGTGGTCATGGTCACCACGCCGCAGGAGGTCGCCCTGGCCGACGTGCGCCGCGGCATCCGCATGTTCGGCGAGACCGAGGTGCCGGTGCTGGGCATCGTCGAGAACATGAGCTACTTCGTGTGTCCGGACAGCGGCCAGCAGTTCGACATCTTCGGCCGCGGCGGCGGCGCCGAGGTGGCCCGGCAGTACGACCTGCCCCTGCTCGCGGAGATCCCCATCGACCCGGCCATCCGCAAGGGCGGCGACGCCGGCAAGCCCGCCGCCCGCGAGGAGGGGCCGGTGCGCGAGGCGTTCCTGGCCCTGGCCCGCAAGGTGGCCGAGCTGGCGGTCGAGGTGTAG